From one Cupriavidus oxalaticus genomic stretch:
- a CDS encoding flavin-containing monooxygenase encodes MQHPKSRQVAIIGAGPGGLVSARWLLQHGFEPILFEAGDRLGGQWNLCSAASATWSGMRTNTSRVTSAFSDLDHGTDVATYPRQDQMLAYLERYAARFDLLRCIRFGTRVERLEAAEGGCWRLRSRSASRMHEESFSQVIVATGAQAVPLLPDIPGMANFTGALGIAHTARYKGAEPYRGRSVLVAGCSISALEIASDLAFGGANVTAAYRRQRYIVPKLIAGVPAEHMLFHRAAALAGEALPAEALADSLKAAVLRAGGAPDQFGAPVPDANVFAAGISQSQGFLPAVAEGRVTVRPWIDRIDGGTVRFTDGTVATPDAILFGTGYGLSVPWLAPDIARTLNYDGRGLDLHAHTFHPNLRGLAFVGLYNLVGPYLPVLELQARWIAYTLAGLAPMPSPTQMAQGLAACRAMRQRGQQPVLHDLAVSLARQIGAEPDLARWPELERALLFGPLSPVSFRLQGPDRLNDAPTRTLAAAQAFGAIRGPEFTPEELRLRSLIGSREAAVA; translated from the coding sequence ATGCAACATCCGAAAAGCAGGCAGGTTGCCATCATCGGCGCCGGCCCGGGCGGCTTGGTCTCGGCTCGCTGGCTGCTGCAGCACGGCTTCGAGCCGATCCTGTTCGAGGCCGGCGACCGGCTCGGCGGTCAATGGAACTTGTGCAGCGCGGCCAGCGCGACCTGGTCCGGGATGCGCACAAACACCAGCCGAGTCACGTCGGCCTTCTCCGACCTGGACCATGGCACAGATGTCGCGACGTATCCGCGCCAGGATCAAATGCTTGCCTATCTGGAGCGCTATGCAGCCCGCTTCGATTTGCTGCGCTGCATCCGCTTCGGCACGCGTGTCGAGCGCCTCGAGGCCGCGGAGGGCGGCTGCTGGCGGCTACGCTCGCGCAGTGCAAGCAGAATGCACGAAGAGAGCTTCAGCCAGGTAATCGTGGCCACGGGCGCGCAAGCCGTGCCGCTACTGCCCGACATTCCTGGCATGGCGAACTTTACCGGCGCGCTCGGTATCGCACATACCGCGCGTTACAAGGGTGCTGAGCCTTACCGAGGCCGTTCTGTGCTGGTGGCCGGCTGTTCGATCAGCGCCCTGGAAATCGCCTCTGATCTCGCTTTTGGCGGAGCAAACGTCACAGCAGCCTACCGCCGCCAGCGTTATATTGTCCCTAAGCTAATTGCAGGCGTGCCGGCCGAACATATGCTGTTCCACCGCGCGGCAGCGCTGGCGGGCGAGGCGCTTCCGGCCGAGGCGCTAGCGGATAGCCTGAAGGCGGCCGTGCTTCGGGCCGGCGGCGCGCCCGACCAGTTTGGGGCGCCAGTGCCCGATGCCAATGTGTTCGCGGCGGGCATCTCCCAGTCACAGGGATTCCTGCCGGCGGTGGCCGAAGGCCGCGTTACCGTGCGCCCCTGGATCGACCGCATCGACGGGGGCACCGTGCGCTTTACCGACGGCACTGTCGCAACGCCCGATGCGATTCTCTTCGGAACCGGCTATGGCCTGTCGGTGCCGTGGTTGGCGCCAGACATTGCACGCACGCTGAACTACGACGGCAGGGGGCTAGACCTGCACGCTCATACCTTTCACCCGAACCTCCGGGGACTGGCCTTCGTCGGCCTCTACAACCTGGTCGGCCCCTATCTGCCGGTGCTCGAACTGCAGGCCCGTTGGATTGCCTACACGCTGGCCGGCCTGGCACCCATGCCGTCGCCGACACAGATGGCGCAAGGGCTGGCGGCGTGCCGGGCGATGCGGCAGCGCGGGCAGCAGCCAGTGCTACATGATCTTGCGGTTTCGCTGGCGCGCCAGATCGGCGCGGAGCCCGATCTGGCGCGCTGGCCCGAGCTCGAACGCGCGCTGTTGTTCGGCCCCCTGTCGCCGGTCTCGTTCCGCCTGCAAGGCCCAGACCGCCTGAACGACGCGCCGACCCGGACGCTGGCAGCGGCTCAGGCATTCGGGGCAATACGCGGCCCGGAGTTTACGCCCGAGGAGCTGCGGTTGCGCAGCTTGATCGGCAGCCGGGAAGCCGCCGTCGCCTGA
- a CDS encoding amino acid ABC transporter ATP-binding protein, whose product MSTSHATTQPFALVDVEGLHKQYGDNEVLKGIDLQIGRREVVCIIGRSGSGKSTLLRCLNGLETFQQGKLSIDGQVLRHGDAKTMRELRQSVGMIFQNFNLFPHLTAGQNVMLAPTLVKDVPKADARRRAQALLQRVGLGEKFDSYPDQLSGGQQQRVAIARALAMDPAVLLCDEITSALDPELVGEVLSVVESLAADGMTLIMVTHEMNFARKVSDRIVFMHHGRVHETGTPEQLFGDPRTAELQQFLSAMHG is encoded by the coding sequence ATGTCCACATCACACGCCACCACCCAGCCATTTGCTCTCGTCGATGTCGAGGGCCTGCATAAGCAGTATGGCGACAACGAAGTCCTGAAGGGCATCGACTTGCAGATCGGCCGGCGTGAGGTCGTCTGCATCATTGGCCGCAGCGGTTCTGGAAAGAGCACGCTGCTGCGCTGCCTGAACGGGCTCGAGACTTTCCAGCAAGGCAAGCTGTCGATCGACGGCCAGGTGCTGCGTCACGGCGACGCGAAGACGATGCGCGAACTGCGACAGAGCGTCGGCATGATCTTCCAGAATTTCAACCTGTTCCCACACCTGACCGCAGGCCAGAACGTGATGCTCGCGCCCACGCTGGTCAAGGACGTGCCGAAGGCGGATGCGCGCCGGCGCGCGCAGGCACTGCTGCAGCGCGTCGGCCTCGGCGAGAAGTTCGACAGCTACCCCGACCAGCTCAGTGGCGGACAGCAGCAGCGCGTGGCGATCGCCCGCGCGCTGGCGATGGACCCGGCCGTGCTGCTGTGCGACGAAATCACTTCGGCACTGGACCCGGAGCTGGTGGGAGAGGTGCTGAGTGTGGTCGAGTCGCTCGCCGCCGACGGCATGACGCTGATCATGGTCACGCACGAGATGAACTTTGCGCGCAAGGTCAGCGACCGCATCGTCTTCATGCACCACGGCAGGGTGCACGAGACCGGCACCCCTGAGCAGCTGTTCGGCGACCCACGGACGGCGGAATTGCAGCAGTTCCTGTCGGCCATGCACGGCTGA
- a CDS encoding amino acid ABC transporter permease — MIEFSLWDIFRNLLLALRWTVGLSLIAFVGGGGVGLLLLVARISRVPGTGRGIALYVQLFQGTPLLMQLFLAYFGLALIGVETSALFAAALCLTLYASAYLTEIWRGCVDAIPRGQWEASASLALNLREQLRYVILPQAARIAVAPTVGFMVQVVKGTALASVIGFVEVTKAGQMISNATFQPFLVYSCVALLYFALCFPLSLWSRRLERGWQAHV, encoded by the coding sequence ATGATCGAGTTTTCACTGTGGGACATCTTCCGCAACCTGCTGCTGGCGTTGCGCTGGACCGTCGGACTGTCGCTGATTGCTTTCGTCGGCGGCGGCGGCGTCGGACTGCTGCTGCTGGTGGCGCGCATTTCCCGGGTGCCGGGGACGGGGCGCGGCATTGCGTTGTACGTGCAGCTGTTCCAGGGCACGCCGTTGCTGATGCAGCTCTTCCTGGCCTATTTCGGGCTGGCGCTGATCGGCGTCGAAACCTCGGCGCTGTTCGCCGCCGCATTGTGTCTCACGCTCTATGCCAGCGCCTACCTGACCGAGATCTGGCGCGGCTGCGTCGATGCGATTCCGCGCGGCCAATGGGAAGCATCGGCCAGCCTTGCGCTGAACCTGCGCGAGCAATTGCGCTACGTGATCCTGCCGCAGGCGGCCCGCATCGCGGTGGCGCCGACGGTGGGCTTTATGGTGCAGGTCGTCAAAGGCACTGCGCTGGCTTCGGTGATCGGCTTCGTCGAAGTGACCAAGGCCGGGCAGATGATCTCGAACGCGACCTTCCAGCCCTTCTTGGTCTATAGCTGCGTCGCATTGCTGTATTTCGCACTGTGCTTCCCGCTGTCGCTCTGGAGCCGCAGGCTCGAACGCGGCTGGCAGGCGCATGTCTGA
- a CDS encoding amino acid ABC transporter permease has product MISFDFGPVLSQWPMLLQGLFLTVLLTAFSAVAGTVLGIGCAWSRLHAPAWVRAMVGGYVEAIRNTPYIIQLFFVFFGLPTIGVRLTPEVACVLSMTLNLGAYACEIIRAGLESTPRGQIEAAQSLALDRWQIFTRVVLPPSLKRVWPALVGQIIIVMLGSSVCSQISAEEMSYAANLIASRTFRNFEAYIAVAVAYLALAVAVRQALNWIGPRFLFGR; this is encoded by the coding sequence ATGATTTCCTTTGATTTCGGGCCAGTGCTCTCGCAATGGCCGATGCTGCTGCAGGGCCTCTTCCTGACCGTTCTGCTGACGGCATTCTCGGCAGTCGCCGGCACCGTGCTCGGCATTGGGTGCGCCTGGTCGCGCCTGCACGCGCCGGCGTGGGTGCGCGCCATGGTCGGCGGCTATGTCGAGGCGATCCGCAACACCCCTTACATCATTCAGCTGTTCTTCGTCTTCTTCGGCCTGCCGACGATTGGCGTGCGGCTGACGCCCGAGGTGGCCTGCGTGTTGTCGATGACGCTCAACCTGGGCGCCTACGCCTGCGAGATCATCCGCGCCGGCCTCGAATCCACGCCGCGCGGGCAGATCGAAGCCGCGCAGAGCCTGGCGCTCGATCGCTGGCAGATCTTCACGCGCGTGGTGCTGCCGCCTTCGCTCAAGCGTGTCTGGCCAGCACTGGTCGGCCAGATCATCATCGTGATGCTGGGCTCGTCGGTCTGCAGCCAGATCTCCGCGGAGGAAATGTCCTATGCGGCAAACCTTATCGCCAGCCGCACCTTCCGGAACTTTGAAGCTTATATCGCCGTTGCCGTCGCGTACCTGGCGCTGGCCGTTGCGGTGCGCCAGGCCCTGAACTGGATCGGGCCGCGCTTTTTGTTCGGACGCTGA
- a CDS encoding transporter substrate-binding domain-containing protein encodes MKRRQFTAIATVLVTAALVAMAPAQADDSLTAVMAKKSIAIGIPVDFAPYGFMGPDLKPQGLDVAVAQMIADKMGVKADLVPVSTPNRIPYLQTKKIDLIVSALGKNAERAKVIDFTIAYAPFYQAVFGPKSLSIKSFADLGGKTIAVTRGTIQDDVLQQVAPPTLKIQRFEDDNSTVAAFVTQQTQLVATGAAVAAMAIQKYPKVDAEYKLLLKDSPNFIGVRKGETALLAKVNEILRQAKADGTLGNYAQRWLGRGTGELPE; translated from the coding sequence ATGAAACGCAGACAGTTCACCGCCATTGCCACCGTCCTCGTCACTGCCGCCCTGGTCGCCATGGCGCCTGCGCAGGCCGACGATTCCCTGACCGCGGTGATGGCGAAGAAGTCGATTGCAATCGGCATCCCGGTCGACTTTGCGCCGTATGGCTTCATGGGCCCCGACCTGAAGCCGCAGGGTCTCGATGTGGCCGTGGCGCAGATGATTGCCGACAAGATGGGGGTCAAGGCCGACCTTGTGCCGGTCAGCACGCCTAACCGCATTCCCTATCTGCAAACGAAGAAGATCGACCTGATCGTGTCGGCGCTGGGCAAGAACGCCGAGCGTGCCAAGGTGATCGACTTCACGATCGCCTATGCGCCGTTCTACCAGGCGGTGTTCGGGCCGAAGAGCCTGAGCATCAAGAGTTTTGCCGACCTTGGGGGCAAGACCATCGCTGTGACGCGCGGCACCATTCAGGACGACGTGCTGCAGCAGGTCGCGCCGCCCACGCTGAAGATCCAGCGCTTCGAGGATGACAACTCGACGGTGGCCGCCTTCGTGACGCAGCAGACCCAGCTGGTTGCCACCGGGGCTGCGGTCGCCGCCATGGCGATCCAGAAGTATCCGAAGGTGGACGCCGAATACAAGCTGCTGCTGAAGGACTCGCCTAACTTTATCGGCGTGCGCAAGGGCGAAACCGCACTGCTGGCCAAGGTCAACGAGATCCTGCGCCAAGCCAAGGCCGACGGCACGCTGGGTAACTATGCGCAGCGCTGGCTCGGCCGCGGCACCGGCGAGCTGCCCGAATAA
- a CDS encoding MurR/RpiR family transcriptional regulator, whose translation MNTYDALEAQIIQCYGEFSGTDKKLADVLLSRKSELLGYSATELADLASVSKASAARFFRRLGYADFGAFRQALRDQRASQSPLAKMGRAATPRGARTGVALPALAGLQAHVQLDAHRLAALPEQLSERVLDTTLRELADARRVWVVGYRNSFMLAFYANALLSQVRPEVYLLNEQAGKDAELIAEIDSKDVLLAVDFRRRARRLAPIVTLATEAGAKIILLSDAPVSALTTHATAVLRCSHHGDQVFDSYVAATSLVNYLATAMARRARKRARARMARVERAHDLLDDLDLQA comes from the coding sequence ATGAACACTTACGACGCGCTCGAAGCGCAGATCATCCAGTGCTACGGTGAGTTTTCCGGAACCGACAAGAAGCTCGCCGACGTACTGCTCAGCCGCAAATCCGAGTTGCTCGGATACTCCGCTACCGAGCTCGCCGACCTGGCGAGCGTGTCCAAGGCGAGCGCCGCCCGCTTCTTCCGGCGGCTCGGCTATGCCGACTTCGGCGCGTTCCGGCAGGCGTTGCGCGACCAGCGCGCCAGCCAGTCTCCGCTGGCAAAGATGGGTCGCGCTGCCACCCCGCGTGGCGCTCGCACTGGTGTGGCTTTACCCGCGCTCGCCGGACTGCAGGCACATGTTCAGCTCGACGCGCACCGCCTGGCCGCCCTGCCGGAGCAGCTCAGCGAACGGGTACTCGATACCACCCTGCGCGAACTGGCCGATGCGCGCCGGGTCTGGGTGGTCGGCTATCGCAACAGCTTCATGCTGGCCTTCTATGCCAATGCCTTGCTGTCGCAGGTACGGCCGGAGGTCTACCTGCTCAACGAGCAGGCCGGCAAGGATGCCGAACTGATCGCGGAAATCGACAGCAAGGACGTGCTGCTCGCGGTCGATTTCCGGCGCCGCGCGCGCCGGCTCGCACCGATCGTCACGCTGGCCACCGAGGCGGGGGCGAAGATCATCCTGCTCAGCGATGCCCCGGTCTCCGCGCTGACCACGCACGCCACCGCCGTGCTGCGCTGCTCGCACCATGGCGACCAGGTGTTCGACTCCTATGTAGCCGCGACCAGCCTCGTCAATTACCTCGCCACCGCGATGGCGCGGCGCGCCCGCAAGCGCGCGCGTGCGCGGATGGCGCGGGTCGAACGCGCGCATGACCTGCTCGACGATCTCGACCTGCAGGCGTGA
- a CDS encoding diaminopropionate ammonia-lyase, with product MSTLPQLKLDLFVNPARTRSEDYGSTREAILGAPALATAQRAITAWEGYRPTPLHALPALAAALGVGKIHYKDEGTRFGLGSFKALGGAYAVGRLLAREIGKRIGRALTPAALTSPELRALCADYTVTCATDGNHGRSVAWGARRFGCACVIYIHAAVSEGRKAAIEQVGATVVRTTGNYDQAVQQADRDARERGWHVISDTSYPGYMDVPRDVMQGYQVMVAEAVDALPEWPTHVFIQAGVGGFAAAVCAYFWERNAAQRPVFVVVEPDAADCLYRSARAGHVTAVTGTLNTLMAGLACGEVSLLAWEVLAHGADAFCTIDDGAAVATMRLLANPADGDPAIVAGESAVAGLAAAIAGMQDPQARAALGLGARSRLLFVGSEADTDAGLYARLVGRSADAVRAGAQA from the coding sequence ATGTCCACGTTACCGCAGCTCAAGCTCGATCTTTTCGTCAACCCTGCGCGCACCCGCAGCGAAGACTATGGCAGCACGCGCGAGGCCATTCTCGGTGCGCCGGCGCTGGCCACCGCGCAACGCGCCATCACCGCCTGGGAGGGCTACCGGCCAACACCACTGCATGCGCTGCCGGCGCTGGCCGCCGCGCTGGGCGTCGGCAAGATCCACTACAAGGACGAAGGCACGCGTTTCGGTCTCGGCAGCTTCAAGGCACTGGGCGGCGCCTATGCGGTGGGCCGCCTGCTGGCGCGCGAGATCGGCAAGCGGATCGGCCGCGCGTTGACCCCTGCCGCCCTCACTTCGCCCGAACTGCGCGCGCTGTGCGCCGATTACACGGTGACCTGCGCCACCGATGGCAACCACGGGCGTTCGGTCGCATGGGGCGCCCGGCGGTTCGGCTGCGCCTGCGTGATCTACATCCACGCCGCCGTCAGCGAAGGACGCAAGGCGGCGATCGAGCAGGTCGGCGCGACCGTGGTACGGACTACGGGCAACTACGACCAGGCGGTCCAGCAGGCCGACCGCGACGCTCGCGAACGCGGCTGGCACGTGATTTCCGACACTTCGTATCCCGGATACATGGACGTCCCGCGAGATGTCATGCAGGGCTACCAGGTCATGGTGGCCGAGGCCGTCGACGCGCTGCCCGAGTGGCCAACGCACGTCTTCATCCAGGCCGGCGTGGGCGGTTTCGCCGCCGCCGTCTGCGCCTACTTCTGGGAACGCAACGCAGCGCAGCGCCCGGTATTCGTGGTGGTCGAGCCGGACGCGGCCGACTGCCTGTACCGCAGCGCGCGCGCCGGCCACGTGACGGCGGTGACCGGCACGCTCAATACGCTGATGGCGGGCCTCGCCTGCGGAGAAGTGTCACTGCTGGCGTGGGAAGTGCTGGCCCACGGCGCGGATGCCTTCTGCACCATCGATGACGGAGCGGCGGTGGCGACGATGCGCTTGCTGGCGAATCCCGCTGATGGCGATCCCGCCATCGTCGCCGGCGAATCCGCGGTAGCGGGCCTGGCAGCCGCCATTGCGGGCATGCAAGATCCGCAAGCGCGTGCAGCGCTGGGCCTCGGCGCGCGCAGCCGCCTGCTGTTCGTTGGCAGCGAGGCCGATACCGATGCCGGGTTGTACGCGCGGCTGGTCGGGCGCAGTGCCGACGCCGTGCGCGCGGGAGCGCAGGCATGA